GATTTCGGGGCGTGTGGCATCGACCACCCCGTTGATCGGCCCGCTGAGCGCTGCGCCGACCTCGTGGGGCAGGGTATTCATCATGAAAGTAATCGCCGCCACGCCGCGCTCGGTTTGCCCCATGAAGCCCGAAACGGCGACAAGGAAGATGACGAACGGGAAAAGCGACAGCATGGCGATGAAGGCCATGTTGCCGGCGGAGGCAAAACCGTCATGTTCGAAAAAGCGGGCAGCCGCCCGGCGCCAGATTTCTCCGTGATGCCGCAGCTGCTCCATCACCTCAGCTGAGGCCCGCCTTGCGGCGCAGGTCAGCCCCGTTGCCGCCGCGCCACTGGCGGATCAGTTGCTCAAGGATCAGGTCGCGTTCAGTGGGCAGCATCACCTTGAGGACGACATACATATTGCCGACCTCATCCCGCCGCTTCACGCCCTTGCCTTTCAGGCGCAGCCGCTTGCCGGAGGACGAACCTTTCGGGATACGGATGGTGAGGCGCCCCTTCGGGGTCGGTACCTCGATATCGCCGCCGAGGATCGCCTCATCGAGCGAGATCGGCAGTTCGAGAAGGATATCAAGCCCGTCGCGGGTATAGTAGGGGTGCGGGGCCACACGGATTTCAATCAGCGCATCGCCCTTGAGCGCCGTCGCCGTGCCGGGGCCACCCTGGCCAACAAGCCGGATCACCTGACCGTCCTGAATGCCCTCGGGGATCTTGATATCGACCGAGCGGCCGTCATTCAGCCGCAGGCGGCGCGTACCGCCCGAGATCGATTCCTCGAAGCCGATGGTCAGCTCGTAATTGACATCAAGGCCGCGGCGCGGGCCGCCCTTTGGCTTGGCGCTGCCGGCATCGCCCGCCGCACCCTTGCGGCCACGCCCGCCGGAGAAGCGGAAAAATTCGGAAAAGATGTCGGACGTGTCTTCGAAATCGAAGCCTTCGCCTGTGCGCCCCTTGCCGCCAAAGCCGAAGCCGCCAGCGCCCTTGCCGCCGGGCTTGGCATACCATTCATCATGATAGGCGTGGCGTTCGTTGCCCTGATCGTCGATCTCGCCGCGGTCATAACGGCCTCGCTGCGCCTCGTCGCCAAGGATATGATAGGCGGCCGAGACTTCCTTGAATTTCTCGGCAATCGCCGCATTGTCCTTGTTGCGGTCGGGGTGATATTTCTTGGCAAGCGACCGGTAAGCCTTCTTGATGTCATCCGGGCTCGCCTGGCGCTCAACGCCGAGAATTTGATAGAGGTCTCGCATCACAAGGTCTTGTCCGTCTGATAAACTCGAATACTCTGCTTGCGCCACCCCAATATAAGATGCCATGCGTCTGCTGCAACTGACAAAACCAACAAGGGAAGTTCCCTGCCATGACAGCCGAGACCGCCGAATATACCAAACCCTTCGATATCTTCACCGAATGGATGAAGGAAGCCGAGGCAAACGAGCCCAATGACCCGAACGGCATGGCGCTCGCCACGGTGGATGCTGAAGGGCGACCGAGCCTGCGTATGGTGCTGCTGAAGGGCTGGGCCGAGGATGGTTTCCGGTTCTTCACGAACCTCACCAGCCGCAAGGGGCATGACCTTGAGGCCAACCAGAATGTGGCACTTCTGTTTCACTGGAAGTCGCTGCGCCGCCAGATTCGCATCGAAGGCAGCGTTTCACCGGTGACGACCGAGGAAGCCGACGAATATTTCGCATCGCGCCCGCGCGGCAGCCGGATTGGCGCCTGGGCGTCCAAACAATCGGCGCCGATGGAAGGCCGGTTCGAGTTTGAAGGGCGGATCGCCAAATATACGACCGAGTATGCGGTGGGTGAAATTCCGCGCCCGGACTTCTGGTCGGGCTTTCTTGTCACCCCGAAGCGGTTCGAATTCTGGATGGACCGTCCCTTCCGCCTGCATGACCGGCATCAGTATGACCTGACCGAAGATGGGACAGGTTGGTCGGTCAGCACCTTGTATCCCTGAGACTGGCGGCTGGATCGAATCGGATTTCGAATCACAATGTGTGATTCGATCCAATATGTCATGGGTTTGAAACAAATCCTCCGCACTGAGGCGCAATGATAGCTGGGCATTGAACGCTGGTTCTGCCCCTTCAATTGGCCTTTGGAGTGTTTTCCATGCTTTCCCTGTCGATCCGTGCACGCCTCTTTGTCGGTTTCGCCCTTGTCATTCTGCTGCTGGCCGGGGTCAGCCTCCGCTCCACTTTGGAGATGAGCGGGCTTGATGATGTTGCCGCCCGCGTCAGCGAGCGCACGGAGACGGTGGCGGCGGTCAACCGCTTTATCTCGGCGATTGACCGGCAGGGGGCAGCGCTTCGCACCTTTGCTTTCTCGCGCCGCCCGGGCGATGGACTGCGCGCCGAGGAAGCTGCGGTGCGAACGGTGGAAAGCCGCGATCTGTTGTTCGCAGCGCTCACGAGCCCGGAGGATGCCGATGTCCGCACTGCCATCGAAGCCGAATCGGAAAGTTTCCGTCAGGTGTTTGAAAGCCTGAAAGGGCGGCTCGGCGCGGATACCGACGCTTTCATCGTGGCTATGGGCGGCAGTCGCGCGCTTGATGCCTCGACCGCTACTTTCGAGGGCTTTCTGAAAAAGCTGCCGGGCGAGGGCGCCTCGCTTGCGCCGCAGGCGAAGCCGCTTGTCACCCAGTTCACCCAGTCGTCGCTTGCCTATTTCAGTTCGGGGCTCACGGCGGACTATGAAAAGGCGATTGCCGACGGCGAGGCCATCGATGCACTGGTGCGCACCGCCACTGCAGGCGCCAAGGGGATGAGCCGCAAGGAGACGGCGGCGCTACGGTTCTTCCGCCGCGATAGCGATCTTGTCCGCCAGAATGTGCGCCAGCGCCGCGCCGTACAGGTGGCCGTTGATGATGCGCTTGCCGAGCTTGAGGCCGTGGCCGGGCGGCTTGGCGAGCTCTCAACCGATGTACAATCCCGGGCCGTAGCAGCACAGGGCACGGCGCTCACCCGCATGGTGACGGCGATTGGCGAGACAATGAGTTCAAGCCTCTGGGGGCTCCTCCTTGGTGCGGTGGCTGCCATGGCGACGGCCTTTGTGATCGGCCTCAGCATCCGCAACCCGCTTGCCCGTATCACCGAAGCGCTGGAGGCATTGGCACGCGGTGAAAAGTCGGTCGTTGTGCCCTATACCGAACGCAAGGATGAACTTGGCCGGGTAGCAAACGCCGCCGAGGTCTTCAAGGCGAGTGCCCTTGAAATGGAACGGATCGCGCTTGAAAAGGCCGCCGTGGAGCAGGCCGCCGTTGAAGCCCGTCGCACGGCGAAGGAAGAAGAAGACCGCAGGACCGATGAAGCCCGCCGCGAAGCCGAGGAACGCGAGGCCGAGGCCCGCCGCGTCCGTCAGGCTCAGCGTCTGCAAATGGCGGAGCAGTTTGAGGCCCGCGTCATGGGCGTCGTGGAAGCCGTGAACGGTGCCGCCAACCGGATCGTGAACGCGACCGAGGTGCTGGCTGAAAACATGGAGCGGACTTCTGGTGAAGTTGCCTCCTCACATCAGGTGTCCTCGGAAGGCGCGAGCAACGCTAATGCCGTGGCAGGGGCCGCCGAGCAATTGACTTCCTCGATCTCGGAAATCAGCAACAGCCTCGCTGAAAGCGCGGCAATCGCCGAAGCTGCCGTGAAGGACGTCGGCACCACGGCGGTTACGATGGACGGGCTTGCCGCGGCGGTCGAGCGGATCGGCTCTGTCCTGCACCTGATCCGTGACATTGCTGACCAGACCAACCTTCTGGCGCTTAACGCCACCATCGAAGCTGCGCGCGCCGGTGAGGCGGGCAGGGGCTTTGCTGTGGTGGCAAGCGAAGTGAAAAACCTGGCGTCCGAATCCCGCCGGGCAACCGAGGAAATCTCGGCCTATATCGCAGAAATCCAGACGGTTTCGGCGGACGCCGGCACGGCGATTTCAGGGATCGGCGGCACTATCGAGCGGATGAACGACGTCGCCCAGACTGTCGCCAATGCGGTGCGCGAGCAATCCGGGGCAACGGAAGAGATTTCCCACAATGTTGTCCGCGTGGCGGAAGGCGCTGAAACCGTGCGGTCGAGCATTCTTGTGGTGGGCGAGGCGGCAAGTGCGACGCAGGCCCGCGCCGAGGAACTGAAAGTCGACGCCCATGCGCTGACCGGCGAGGCGGCGGCTCTGAAGGCGGAGGTCGAGGCGTTTCTGGCAGAAATCAGAGCGGCCTGATCTCTTCATCTCCCTTTTTCATACTTGGCAGTACAGATTTTGACGCTTAATCTGAACTTTCAAATCCTGGGAGGGGAAGTGAGATGGATGGCATGCAGCCTGCCGGTACGCCGGCCGAAACGATCCGCGATATTCTGAATGCACAGCGCAAGGCCTATCTGGCTGAAGGCGAGGTCACGCTCGAGACGCGACTTGACCGGCTGAAGCGCGCCCGCGCGGTGCTGATGGACAACAAGGATACCTTCATCCGCCTGATTTCCGAAGATTTCGGCAACCGCTCGGGCGATACCACGCTGTTCGCCGATGTCGTTGGCAGCCACGGGGCGCTTTCGGATGCCATCAAGCATACCGCCAAATGGATGAAGCCCGAGCGTCGCGGCCTGCCGTTCCCGCTGGGCCTGCTTGGTGCCAAGGCGCAGGTCGTGCCGCAGCCCAAAGGCGTTGTCGGCCTCATCACCCCCTGGAACTTCCCGCTGACGATGGTGTTTGTGCCCTTGGCCCAAATGCTGGCGGCGGGCAACCGGGTTGTCATCAAGCCGTCCGAATGGACGCCGAAAACCTCTGAATTCCTGAAAGAAGCCTTCGCCAAGGCCTTTGACCGCACCGAAGTTGCGGTGGTGACGGGCGGCGTGGAAACGAGCCAGGCCTTCGCCTCGCAGCGCTGGGACCATCTGATGTTCACGGGCGCGCCTGTGGTGGGCAAGCTGATCATGCGGGCGGCCTCCGAAAATCTGGTGCCCGTGACGCTTGAACTCGGCGGTAAGAGCCCGGTTGTGGTTGGCCGTTCGGCCGATATCGCGGAGACCGCCGAGCGGGTGGCGGTGTTCAAGCATATGAATGCCGGTCAGATCTGCCTCGCGCCCGATTATCTGAATGTGGCCGAAGAGCAGCGCGATGCATTTGTTGAAAGCTACACCAAGACGGTTGAGGGCATGTATCCGACCATGCTGGCGAACGAGCAATATACCTCGATCATCACGCCGCGGCACCGCGAGCGGCTGGAAGGCTATATCGCCGATGCCCGCGCCAAGGGCGCCGATGTGCGGATCATCAATCCGGCGAACGAGAATTTCGAAGGCCAGAACCAGACGAACAAGCTGCCGTCTGCCCTGATCCTCAACCCGACCGACGATATGAAGGTGATGCAGGAAGAAATCTTCGGCCCCATCCTGCCGGTGCGCACCTACAAGCAGGTTGATGAAGTCATCGACTATGTGAATGACCGCGAACGTCCGCTGGCGCTCTATTACATGGGCAATGATGACGCCGAGCAGAAACAGGTTGTCACGCGCACCACGTCGGGCGGGGTGACGGTGAATGACTGCCTCTGGCACGGCGCCCACGAAACGCTGCCGTTTGGCGGCGTCGGCAACAGCGGCATCGGCTGCTATCACGGCCATGACGGCTTCAAGGAGTTCAGCCATATGAAGCCGGTCTTAAAGCACCCGAAACGCAGCATTGGCCGGCTGATGGGCATTGTGCCGCCCTATACCGACAAGCTGAAGAAAATGATGGCAATGCAACTGAAGAAGTAAGGGCAGGCTAGTGACTGACCTTGGCTTCCAGTTCCGCACCGTCGGCGCCGTACTCTGTGAAGACGGCGCCGCTTCCCGCCTTGGTGACATTCTGGCTGCACGGTTCGACCGTGCGCCGGTGCTTGTCGTCACCGATCCCGGCATCATCAAGCTCGGCCTTGCCGGGGCGGCCATCGCTTCGCTTGAGGCGGCCGGTTTTGCACCTGCAGTGTTCGATGCTGTAACCGCTGATCCTGCCGATCATGTGGTTTTGGCCGCGACCGAAGCCGCAACTCGGCACGGTGCCGGAATAATTGTGGGCTTTGGTGGTGGCAGCTCGATGGATGTGGCGAAGCTCGTTGCCGTCCTCGCCAAGGGGCGGGAACCGCTTTCGGATATCTACGGGCTCGACAAGATCAAATCCGGTCGCCTGCCGCTTGTGCAGGTGCCGACGACCGCTGGCACGGGCTCGGAAGTCACCTCTGTAGCGATTGTCACGACCGGCGAGACGACCAAGGCAGGGGTGGGTTCGCCCGTATTGCTGGCTGACCTCGCGCTTCTCGATGCTACGCTGACGACCGGCTTGCCGCGCCATGTGACGGCAGCAACCGGGATCGACGCGATGGTGCATGCGATTGAAGCTTTCACCAGCCGTATCAAGAAAAACCCGGTGTCGGATGCCTTTGCCCGGCAGGCGCTGAAGATGCTTGGCGGCAACCTGTTGAAAGCCTGCGGGAACGAGGTCTCGCTGGATGCCCGCCGCGCCATGCTGACGGGTGCGATGCTTGCCGGTACTGCTTTCGCGAATGCACCGGTCGCTGCCGTGCATGCGCTGGCATACCCCGTGGGTGGCATCTTTCATGTGCCGCACGGGCTTTCGAACGCGCTGGTGTTGCCGCATGTGATGCGCTTCAACCTGCCGGCGGCGTTCGAATTTTACGGCGAGCTTGCAGCTGACCTCGGTCTTGCGGGCGATACCACACCGGCCCGCGCGGAGGCGCTGATTGCATGGCTTGAGGGGCTCATTGAGGCGACCGGTATCGAACGGCGCTTGCGCGAGGTGGGCGTTGCGGAGAATGATGTGGAAAGGCTGGCGGAAGACGCGATGCTGCAGACCCGCCTTCTCGTCAATAATCCGCGCGAGGTGACCCTCTCTGACGCCCGTGCCATCTATGAGGCCACCTGGTGACAGCTGAACGTCCGATCTTTCGTCCGCTCGATGCCTTTCCGGTGCGGGCTCCGGTCCAGACACGCTGGGACGATAACGACATCTACGGCCATGTGAACAACGTGGTCTATTATAGCTATTTCGATACGGTGGTGAACCGCCACCTAATCGAGGCGGGGGCGCTGGATATCCACGACGGCGAAGTGATCGGCCTTGTGGTGGAAACCGGCTGCCGCTACTGCGCACCGCTTGCCTTCCCCGAGCCCGTGACGGCGGGGATGGGGGTCGCCCATGTGGGGCGTTCGAGCGTGCGATACGAAATCGGCCTTTACGGCGCCGACCACGCGGAGGCAGCGGCGGAAGGCTTCTTCATTCATGTTTATGTGGACCGCGCGACAAGGCGCCCGACTGAACTGCCCGCGCGGTTCCGCGAGGTGCTCGAGGCCGCAAGGTTCTGATCCATTTCCGGGGAGGGAAGTATGGACGTTAAAGACAAGGTCATCATCATCACGGGCGGCGCCAGCGGCATCGGCAAGGCGCTGGCCGAGCTGTTCGCCAAGGAAGGTGCCAGGGCGATTGCCGTGACTGACGTCAATCAGGAAGGCGTTGACGCTGTCGCCAAGGGCATTGGCGCGGTCGCCATCCCCTATGTGATGGATGTGACGAGTGAAGCTGCCGTGAAGGCGGTTGTTGACGAGATGACGGCAAAGTTCGGCGGTGTGGACCTTTATGTGTCGAACGCCGGTATCCTGTTCTCGGACGCGCCGGACTGGACGGCAATCAGCCAGTCTGAAGCCCAATGGGACAAGATATGGAAAGTGAATGTCTATGCCCACGTCATCGCCTGCCGCGCCGTGTTGCCGCAGATGCGGGAGCGCAAGTCGGGCGGCATCCTGATCACGGCGTCTGCCGCCGGGCTCCTGTCGCAGATTGGCGATACCAGCTATTCCACCACCAAGCATGCGGCGGTCGGCTTTGCCGAAAGCCTGGCGATCAGCCACGGCGACGATGGCATCTGGGTCGGTGCACTGTGCCCGCAGGCGGTGGATACCGCGATGGTGCGCGGCGCGCGGGACAGTTCGGCGACGCTTGACGGCGTGATGCCCGCCGAGGAACTGGCAAAACGCACGCTTGCCGCCATGCGCGAGGGCCGCTTCATGATCCGCCCGCATGAGGAAGTGGAAACCTATTTCAAGCACAAGGCGGAAAATTACGACCGCTGGGTCGGCGGGATGCGCAAGCTGCGCCGCATGCAGATGGAAAAAACCGGCCGCCCGATCTGAGGCAGCTTTTGAAGGATACGACACCGGGGAGGGTGACATGGACTATACGAAACTGATGGATTTCACCGGCAAGACGGTTCTAGTTTCCGGTGCCTCGCGCGGGATCGGCGAGCAGATCGTACGTGGCTTTGCCGCAAACGGCGCCAAGGTGATTGTTTCCTCGCGCGATCAGGACGCTTGCGAGGCAGTGGCGGCGAGCATCAGAAAAGCCGGCGGTGACGCGGTCGCCAAGGCGGCGCACGCTGGCCATATGGAAGCCGTGAATGCGCTTTTCGACTGGATCGATGCCGAGTTCGGCGGGCTTGATGTGCTTGTCAATTGCGGCGGCACCAACCCCTTCTTCGGGCTGATCGGGGACACGCCCGAGGCGGCGTTCGAC
The Gimibacter soli DNA segment above includes these coding regions:
- a CDS encoding acyl-CoA thioesterase, producing the protein MTAERPIFRPLDAFPVRAPVQTRWDDNDIYGHVNNVVYYSYFDTVVNRHLIEAGALDIHDGEVIGLVVETGCRYCAPLAFPEPVTAGMGVAHVGRSSVRYEIGLYGADHAEAAAEGFFIHVYVDRATRRPTELPARFREVLEAARF
- a CDS encoding coniferyl aldehyde dehydrogenase, whose amino-acid sequence is MDGMQPAGTPAETIRDILNAQRKAYLAEGEVTLETRLDRLKRARAVLMDNKDTFIRLISEDFGNRSGDTTLFADVVGSHGALSDAIKHTAKWMKPERRGLPFPLGLLGAKAQVVPQPKGVVGLITPWNFPLTMVFVPLAQMLAAGNRVVIKPSEWTPKTSEFLKEAFAKAFDRTEVAVVTGGVETSQAFASQRWDHLMFTGAPVVGKLIMRAASENLVPVTLELGGKSPVVVGRSADIAETAERVAVFKHMNAGQICLAPDYLNVAEEQRDAFVESYTKTVEGMYPTMLANEQYTSIITPRHRERLEGYIADARAKGADVRIINPANENFEGQNQTNKLPSALILNPTDDMKVMQEEIFGPILPVRTYKQVDEVIDYVNDRERPLALYYMGNDDAEQKQVVTRTTSGGVTVNDCLWHGAHETLPFGGVGNSGIGCYHGHDGFKEFSHMKPVLKHPKRSIGRLMGIVPPYTDKLKKMMAMQLKK
- the pdxH gene encoding pyridoxamine 5'-phosphate oxidase: MTAETAEYTKPFDIFTEWMKEAEANEPNDPNGMALATVDAEGRPSLRMVLLKGWAEDGFRFFTNLTSRKGHDLEANQNVALLFHWKSLRRQIRIEGSVSPVTTEEADEYFASRPRGSRIGAWASKQSAPMEGRFEFEGRIAKYTTEYAVGEIPRPDFWSGFLVTPKRFEFWMDRPFRLHDRHQYDLTEDGTGWSVSTLYP
- a CDS encoding iron-containing alcohol dehydrogenase, which gives rise to MTDLGFQFRTVGAVLCEDGAASRLGDILAARFDRAPVLVVTDPGIIKLGLAGAAIASLEAAGFAPAVFDAVTADPADHVVLAATEAATRHGAGIIVGFGGGSSMDVAKLVAVLAKGREPLSDIYGLDKIKSGRLPLVQVPTTAGTGSEVTSVAIVTTGETTKAGVGSPVLLADLALLDATLTTGLPRHVTAATGIDAMVHAIEAFTSRIKKNPVSDAFARQALKMLGGNLLKACGNEVSLDARRAMLTGAMLAGTAFANAPVAAVHALAYPVGGIFHVPHGLSNALVLPHVMRFNLPAAFEFYGELAADLGLAGDTTPARAEALIAWLEGLIEATGIERRLREVGVAENDVERLAEDAMLQTRLLVNNPREVTLSDARAIYEATW
- a CDS encoding J domain-containing protein, giving the protein MRDLYQILGVERQASPDDIKKAYRSLAKKYHPDRNKDNAAIAEKFKEVSAAYHILGDEAQRGRYDRGEIDDQGNERHAYHDEWYAKPGGKGAGGFGFGGKGRTGEGFDFEDTSDIFSEFFRFSGGRGRKGAAGDAGSAKPKGGPRRGLDVNYELTIGFEESISGGTRRLRLNDGRSVDIKIPEGIQDGQVIRLVGQGGPGTATALKGDALIEIRVAPHPYYTRDGLDILLELPISLDEAILGGDIEVPTPKGRLTIRIPKGSSSGKRLRLKGKGVKRRDEVGNMYVVLKVMLPTERDLILEQLIRQWRGGNGADLRRKAGLS
- a CDS encoding SDR family oxidoreductase → MDVKDKVIIITGGASGIGKALAELFAKEGARAIAVTDVNQEGVDAVAKGIGAVAIPYVMDVTSEAAVKAVVDEMTAKFGGVDLYVSNAGILFSDAPDWTAISQSEAQWDKIWKVNVYAHVIACRAVLPQMRERKSGGILITASAAGLLSQIGDTSYSTTKHAAVGFAESLAISHGDDGIWVGALCPQAVDTAMVRGARDSSATLDGVMPAEELAKRTLAAMREGRFMIRPHEEVETYFKHKAENYDRWVGGMRKLRRMQMEKTGRPI
- a CDS encoding methyl-accepting chemotaxis protein; the encoded protein is MLSLSIRARLFVGFALVILLLAGVSLRSTLEMSGLDDVAARVSERTETVAAVNRFISAIDRQGAALRTFAFSRRPGDGLRAEEAAVRTVESRDLLFAALTSPEDADVRTAIEAESESFRQVFESLKGRLGADTDAFIVAMGGSRALDASTATFEGFLKKLPGEGASLAPQAKPLVTQFTQSSLAYFSSGLTADYEKAIADGEAIDALVRTATAGAKGMSRKETAALRFFRRDSDLVRQNVRQRRAVQVAVDDALAELEAVAGRLGELSTDVQSRAVAAQGTALTRMVTAIGETMSSSLWGLLLGAVAAMATAFVIGLSIRNPLARITEALEALARGEKSVVVPYTERKDELGRVANAAEVFKASALEMERIALEKAAVEQAAVEARRTAKEEEDRRTDEARREAEEREAEARRVRQAQRLQMAEQFEARVMGVVEAVNGAANRIVNATEVLAENMERTSGEVASSHQVSSEGASNANAVAGAAEQLTSSISEISNSLAESAAIAEAAVKDVGTTAVTMDGLAAAVERIGSVLHLIRDIADQTNLLALNATIEAARAGEAGRGFAVVASEVKNLASESRRATEEISAYIAEIQTVSADAGTAISGIGGTIERMNDVAQTVANAVREQSGATEEISHNVVRVAEGAETVRSSILVVGEAASATQARAEELKVDAHALTGEAAALKAEVEAFLAEIRAA